The DNA window CCAGCGGTTCGCAAAGGAGGGCAGCATTGCTGACGAAGACACCATCGACTCGGAGTACTTCTACAAGCGGATTGACCGCAAGGAACGGACTATTCGAGATTACTTGCAAAATCTCCGGGAGGTAGGACTTGCCACCAAAAAGGGCAGAAGCGATCATCGACTAATCGTCGAAAACCTCCCCGACGCACTCGACCGACTGGAGGAGGCGGTCGACTCGACCAGTGATAGCGAATGACGACTACATCGAAGCCCCGACTGTACTACCCGCCTAGCCACACGCTTGACACACTTAAAGCGGTCATCAGTGGGAGCCATACGAGAGAACAAATCGCCGACGAACTTGGAATCAGCCCCAACACGGCCAAAAACAAAGTACACGACCCGCTACACCTCGGTCTCATCGAGAGTGACGGTGAGAAGTACAAAGCCACTGACGAGGCACGACGACTTGTCCAGCTCCAAGACGACGACGTACTTGAAGACCGGTTCGTAGACCTCCCCGGCGTGGAGGGAGTATTAGAAAAGCTTGAGAATGGAGGAGCCACAGCCGAAGAAATCGGACGCATCATCAGTTTTGAAACGGAATCAGGAGCCGCAGACACGGAAACTTTCGAGAAATATGGGCGAGTGTATGCTCAGTGGATTCACCGTCTTGACCTAGGCGAGGTTGAGGAAAACAACTCCCAGTCTCAGCATCCGTTGGAGAATGATCGGGGTGCAAACAATCCCCGTGTGCCTCCACAGAAGGTTATCGAGGCGCTGCGTGTTATGGACGAGGTCGAGACTAGGGCGGAGTTAGCCGACCGACTCGATCACTCAGAACGATATACGCAGAAAATACTCACCACGGCGTACGCACTCAAGGTCGCGCAAACTGAGCGTGGGGGCGGCTTCACCACGACGAAAACTGGCCGCACGCTGACGACGACTAGTCAAGGTAAGCAGCGGGAGTTACTGCGAGATAATTTGCTTGAAATACCCCTCGTGCAAGCATACTGTAATCGCGTTCCAAGTGGCGAATTTAAGAACAAGGCAGTGATAGAACAGGTTTCTGAGGAATACAGCCTCGGCTGGAGTGAGGGGACTATCAGAACGCGATCACAACGCCTCTACCAATGGTTGATCTTTACTAGGCTGGCTGAAGAAAAGAAACAAGGTACCCTCGAGGCGACCGACAAGATGCCTCGAGGAAATTTACCTGATCCGTAGATATCTACCGAGCGAGAATCAGTGTTCTGAGTTAGTTAATAACCGCAGACCGGGACGGGTAGTAGTTGTAGGACGCGTGTACCGAATATCGAGTCCCGTAGCAGTATCTCAATGGTTGTTTCGAGAGCATCACCCATACCTGATTGGCTGGATTCTGGACGGTTAATGCCGGCACGGAGCAGCATTTTCATACTTGGACTCTGTCACGCTAGTTGGGCGATCCGCCCCGACCTAACCGAGTACGTGGGCTTGGGGGAGCGGAGTAATCCCCTTCGATAATTCGGATATGCTGCAAGCCGGCATTTATCAGTCAGGACGGGCCCTCTGAGCTTGAGATGCAAACGACATTCACTTCACAGGATGAGGCACGGGAGGCGTTGACAGTTGACTACGGAATTTCCGAGAAGAACGTGGATGCCTTGTTCGATGCTGTGGACACCGCGACAGAGTCGTTGATTGACGAGTACGGCCTACATGGTGAGGTGGACACGGATACTGTGCAGCGGTGGCTGCAGATCGGTTCGGCAGAAAATATTGCATGGTTTGTCGACGAGGGAGTGTTGGCTGTCGATGAACTGGATGGCTTCATCAGCGATCTCGGCGTATCCGAGATGGAAACGGTCGCTGGACGGGTGGCTACGAGGAATAGGGACTTGATGCGTCTGTCTGAATCGATTTTATCGGGCTGACGTAGTAATCAACTCTGTTTAGGGGTGTAGTCTACCAATATGTGCTTACGGATTTGAGGAATCTCGCGTCGCGTGGCGGAACTCATCACGTCCGCACAATTGTAGGTCTTGAGCACGAATCGGACTGTATGGGCCGGAATATGCTCGTCGACGGCGAGTGGAAGACAGACCTCGAACCGTACACCGACGAGGATGGCGCGTTCGACCGGGTCGAAACCTCGTTCCGCGACTGGATTCGCGGCACGCATCGAAGCGCAGACGATGTCGTGGCGGACGGGCCGGAACCCGAGGGCGGTCGCTACCACCTCTACATTGCGCGGAACTGTCCGTGGGCACACGGGGCTGCGCTCACGCGCCGGTTGGCCGGACTCACCGACGCCGTCTCGATGGACATCGTCGACCCCGTCCGCGAGGACGAGGGCTGGGAGTTCACGTCCGAGAAGGACGGCTGCACGTCCGACACCGTCAACGGCGCCGACTATCTCCGCGAGGTGTACGTCGCGGCCGACCCCGAGTACACGGGCCGCGTGACCGTCCCCGTGCTGTGGGACACGCAGGAGGACACCATTGTCAACAACGAGTCCATCGAGATCATGCGGATGTTCGCCACCGCGTTCGACGGTGTGGGTGATGATGGGATGAACCTGTACCCCGAGGGCTACCGCGAGGAGATCGACCGCATCATCGACGCTATCTACGACTCCATCAACAACGGTGTCTACCGCGCCGGCTTCGCGGAGTCACAGGAAGCCTACGACGAAGCCGTCACCGACGTGTTTGATGCCCTTGACCACTGGGACGAGGTGCTGGCCGACCAGCGATACCTCGCCGGCGACCGGCTGACCCTCGCAGACGTGCGGATGTTCCCGACGCTCGTCCGCTTCGACCACTGCTACCATACGGCCTTCAACTGTGATCGGCAGTACCTCCACCAGTACGAGCACCTCTGGCCATACCTGCGCGACCTCTACCAGACGCCGGGTGTCGCAGAGACGGTGCGAATGGAGCACATCAAGGATCAGGGCTACTATCAGGGCGAAATCACGCCCATCGGCCCGGATATAGACTTCGATACACCTCACGACCGCGACCAGTTGTCGGCTGAACCATCGAACATCCCATCGGTCGAGTAGCTCGCAGGTGCCCGTGCAGTTAGTCATTCCTCTGTGTGCCGATTACCCACTTTTTTGTGTGCTACCTCTGTTTACTCGCCAGTAAGAGCAATATTGCATGTCACTAGCTGATGCGCACAGACCGACGAACACGCGCGAGCGGTACCGCTTGATGACTGACGCGGCCTCCCGACCGTTTGCGGTCGGCGCCGTCGCCGTTCCCTTGGTACTTCCCGTGTTGGGCTACCTCTCGGGTGATGTCCGAATTATGTTCACTGTCCACCTCTTCCTCGGTGCCTTCTGGTTCGGAACTGCGGTACTCGGCGCGGTCGTGCTCGGGCCCGTGATGGGGAATCTCTCCGAGGAAGCCAACGTCGAGTTTGCCGAGGGCTTCGTCCCGAAGATGAACCTGCTGATGGAACCGGTCTCGGTTGGTGTGGTCGGCTCGGGGATTGGCCTCGCCAGTATGATGGGGCTGTGGGCATCTCCGACCCCATCGCTGTGGGCAGCACTCGTCCTCGCGATTGCACTGCTCATTCTCGGGTTCGGCCCACTCCACAAATTCACGGCAGGTATGTTCGACGAGATTGCCGCCGACAATACTGACCACGATCGCCTCGCCTCCCTGAACAAGAAGTACGGGATGCTGAGTCTAGTCGAACTCGTCCTGATGATCGCCATCGTCGCCACGATGTCCGGCCTCCGCTGGGGCTTCTAATACCGAATTCGTTGCCGAACGACACTCGATTTTCACTTCGTCCCCTCGCTCTAATACAGTCTCTCCCGAGTACTACCGACAACTTTGACGCGGCTGCGCTTCAGGGAGGACATATGGCTGTTGACATCGCTATCTCTGATGCGCTTGTTCTCACCGTCGACGAGCGTAACCGTCTGTACGAACGTGGGACGGTGCTCGTCGACGACGGTCGCATCACGGAGGTGCGCAAGTCCGAGGACGGCGATGGGGAGATCGAAGCCACGCACACGATCGACGGCGACGGAAAACTGGTGATGCCGGGGCTAGTCAACGCCCACACCCACCTCGAACTGACGCCGCTAATCGGTGCGTTCAGCGATCTCGACCTGCTGGAGATGATGGGCAGTATGACGGCCATCTACGGCCGTCTTGGCGAGGGCGACTTCGACTATCTGGTCGAGGCGGGGTACGAACTTGCCGCTCTGAATTTCCTCCTCGGGGGCGTCACGACGATCAACTCGATGGATGTCCGGCCGAGTGCGGGCGCGGAGACGTTCGGCGAAGCGGGCCTCCGCGGCTTCTTCGGCCCGACAATCACGGATCTGTTCTGGGACGTCCCCGTCGACGAGCAGTTCGACCGCGCTCGAACGTTCATCGACGAGTACCACGATACCTACGACGGCCGGATCCGGGCGACGATCTGCCCGCACGATGACTGGTCGTGTACGCGCGACCTCTGGGAGCGCACGGCCGATCTCGCGGCCGAGTATCCCGACCTGCTCGTCCACACCCACTTACTGGAACTCGAGGAGAGCAACACGATGGCGCGGGCGAATGGCGGCGAGGACTCGCTCGATCTGCTCGATGACGTCGGATTGCTCGACGACCGGCTGGTTGCGGCGCACTTCCGCGTCGCCGACGAGGCGGACATCAAGCGGACTGCCGAGGCGGACGCGTCCGTGGCACACTGCCCGTCGGTGTTCTGCTACTGGAACCCGGACGCCGAGATGCAGTGGACGCCCGTCCCGGAACTGCGAAAGGCGGGTGTCGACGTCGGGCTGGGAATCGACGACCACTATTGGCACGACTCCTACAGTATGTTCGGTGAGGCCCGGCAGGCTCGCCTCGCGGCCAACGTCAAGCGGACGACCGGCCAGTTCTCCTCGATGGAGCTGGTGCGGATGCTGACGATCGACGGTGCTCGGGCGCTGGGTATCGGCGACGAGATCGGGAGCATCGAACCGGGTAAGCGGGCGGACATCATCCTCCTCGACGTGGACAAGCCGAAGTTCACCCCGTTGACCAACATACCTGCCCACGTCGTGAACAACGCCGCGCCGGCGGACGTGGAGACGGTTATCGTCGACGGAGAAGTCGTGATGCAGGGAGGGGCACCGAAGACGATGGATGCCGATGCGGTACAGCAGCGCGTGGAGGAGGCAGTCGAACGCTTTGCCGACGAGACGGGGTGGGAACTGGACATTGGAGGCGGTGAACCGCCGGGGTCGGTCGAGACGATCCGAGACCTCCCCAAGCGTGGGCCCGCCCGCCTGCTCTCTCGGCTTGCCCTCCAATCGGCGCGTGACAAGTTCCCCTTCTGATCGACCATGTCCACGTCACCGTTTCCTCCCGGGTACGTCCGGTTCGATGACGTCCGAACCTCGATGCCGGAACCACGCCGGGTGCAGGTTTCCGAATCGGTCGCATTAGAGACGATACACGTGGATGGGTCGGATCCAGCAGTCGTGTTCGTTCACGGCGGTCTCGGCTCGCTGTGGAACCCCTATCCGCAACTGAACGCATTCGAGGGCGAGCAGGAGCTGGTGACGTATTCGCTGGCCGGAAACGGCAACTCCACGACGCGTCCCGAGCAGTCGCTCACCGGGCACGTCACCGACCTCCGAGATCTGCTCGATGCGCTTGACGTCGACCGACCAATCGTCCACGGCCACAGTTACGGCACCGCCATCGCGCTCGAATACGCCAAACGCCATCCGACGGCTGGCCTCGTGCTCCACGCAGGGGGTGATCACGACCTCACACCGGCGTGGGAGAAACCGCTGTTACGGCTGTTCCTCGCGCTTCGACTGTATCACCTGCCTGCGAACGACGCGCTCATCCGTCAACTGGCCTACAGCGTCGGCTTTCATGAGGAGACAGCCGAGGCCGTCGTCGAGGATTTCCTGCAATCAAATCCCTTGCCGCGCCGCCGCTCGGCGTGGACGACTGTGACCGAGGCGTTCTGGGGCTACGATGGACGCTCCGATACCGAGCGGGTCGACGTGCCCGCGCTCGTCATCCACGGCCCTGCCGATGGGATCGTCCCGGTCGATGCGGCACGCGGGACTGCGCGTCGGCTCCCCGAGAGCGTGTTCTGCCGGATGGAGCGCACCGGTCACGTCGCGATGATCGAACGGCCGGCTGCGTACAATCGGCTCCTCCGGGCACTCCTCGCGGCAATCGAAGCTGAGCGTGATCTCGAATCGGCGGTTCGTGATCGGCTTGGCGAGCATAACAGCGACTAGCCGTCCATTCCCACCGATGTTGGCTCTCGAAGGGGCAACACGACCTACGCCGTGATATCGGCCCGACGCAGGAGTTGCGCGTTGACCGCGACGATGACCGTACTCGCCGACATAAGGACGGCCCCCACTGCGGGCGAGAGCAAGATGCCGATCGGGGCGAGGATACCAGCAGCGAGCGGGA is part of the Halorubrum aethiopicum genome and encodes:
- a CDS encoding alpha/beta fold hydrolase yields the protein MFVHGGLGSLWNPYPQLNAFEGEQELVTYSLAGNGNSTTRPEQSLTGHVTDLRDLLDALDVDRPIVHGHSYGTAIALEYAKRHPTAGLVLHAGGDHDLTPAWEKPLLRLFLALRLYHLPANDALIRQLAYSVGFHEETAEAVVEDFLQSNPLPRRRSAWTTVTEAFWGYDGRSDTERVDVPALVIHGPADGIVPVDAARGTARRLPESVFCRMERTGHVAMIERPAAYNRLLRALLAAIEAERDLESAVRDRLGEHNSD
- a CDS encoding amidohydrolase family protein, with amino-acid sequence MAVDIAISDALVLTVDERNRLYERGTVLVDDGRITEVRKSEDGDGEIEATHTIDGDGKLVMPGLVNAHTHLELTPLIGAFSDLDLLEMMGSMTAIYGRLGEGDFDYLVEAGYELAALNFLLGGVTTINSMDVRPSAGAETFGEAGLRGFFGPTITDLFWDVPVDEQFDRARTFIDEYHDTYDGRIRATICPHDDWSCTRDLWERTADLAAEYPDLLVHTHLLELEESNTMARANGGEDSLDLLDDVGLLDDRLVAAHFRVADEADIKRTAEADASVAHCPSVFCYWNPDAEMQWTPVPELRKAGVDVGLGIDDHYWHDSYSMFGEARQARLAANVKRTTGQFSSMELVRMLTIDGARALGIGDEIGSIEPGKRADIILLDVDKPKFTPLTNIPAHVVNNAAPADVETVIVDGEVVMQGGAPKTMDADAVQQRVEEAVERFADETGWELDIGGGEPPGSVETIRDLPKRGPARLLSRLALQSARDKFPF
- a CDS encoding glutathione S-transferase family protein, with the translated sequence MLVDGEWKTDLEPYTDEDGAFDRVETSFRDWIRGTHRSADDVVADGPEPEGGRYHLYIARNCPWAHGAALTRRLAGLTDAVSMDIVDPVREDEGWEFTSEKDGCTSDTVNGADYLREVYVAADPEYTGRVTVPVLWDTQEDTIVNNESIEIMRMFATAFDGVGDDGMNLYPEGYREEIDRIIDAIYDSINNGVYRAGFAESQEAYDEAVTDVFDALDHWDEVLADQRYLAGDRLTLADVRMFPTLVRFDHCYHTAFNCDRQYLHQYEHLWPYLRDLYQTPGVAETVRMEHIKDQGYYQGEITPIGPDIDFDTPHDRDQLSAEPSNIPSVE